A segment of the Sphingopyxis sp. OAS728 genome:
CGGAAACGTCAACTTCGCATCATGTCCGCGCTGACATCGATGTAAGGAGGGGTCTGTGGCACGAAAGGCGATTTTCATCACCGGGGGCGGGTCGGGCATCGGCCGTGCTGTGGCACGCCATTTTGCCGGACAGGGATGGTTCGTCGGCATCGCCGACGTCAATCGCGCCGGGATCGATGAAACCGCCGCGCTGCTTCCCGAGGGGGCATCGTCGCGTCATGTGATGGACGTCCGCGACCGCGACCAGTGGCAGGCCGCGCTGGACGCCTTTGCGCAGCAGAGCGGCGGCCGCCTCGATGTGCTGTTCAACAACGCCGGCATCGGGTCGGGCGGGCAATATATGGACATGGCGCCGGAGGAAGCCGACCGCTTGATCGCGATCAATTTCGGCGGCGTCGTCAACGGCATCTATATGGCGCTGCCGCTGCTCCGCGCGACGCCGGGGTCGACGATCCTCAACACCGGATCTGCATCGGGCTTTTATGGCGTCGCGGGCCTCGCGGTCTATTCGGCGACCAAATTCGCGGTGCGCGGCCTCACCGAGGCGCTCGAAATCGAGTTCGCCAAGCATGACATCAAGGTCCGCTCGCTGATGCCGGGCTTCATCGACACGCCGCTGCTCGACCAAGTCAGCGCCGACAGCAACGAGCCGGCGCGCAATCGCCTGTCCGAGAGCGGCTTCGAAATCGTCCCAGTCGAACGCGTCGCCGAAGCGGCGTGGGCGGCGGTGCATGGCACGAGCGTCCACACGACGGTCGGCAAGATGGCAAAGCGCCTGTCACGCCTCGCGCGCTGGTTCCCCGGATTGATCGTGCGCCAGTCGAAGAAGATCGACGGACTGGGTGCGGCGGGGCATTGACGATCGCCTTCCCGCCTGGCGCTATATAGCCGATATAGCCGATATGGCCGCTTGAAACATTCCGACGATGATTGCTCCCAGGGCGATGACGAGCAACGTGGCAATCAATGCCACGGGGATCAACAATAGAGCCATCAATAACCGCGCCCAAAGCGGAAACTTTTGAAATCGGTGTGTCGCGCCATCGCTGATCAGCTGCGCGACCAATTCAAAAATTGGGAGAATCCAGTCCATTCATGCATCCAGAGGCTTACGTCCTCCCATGATCGCGGACTAATCCTAAATTTTCATGTGCTCGAATACGACCGTCACCCCTCGATCACGCTCTATTTGCTCTGGCCGCACGTCACCGACCCGCTGCCGACATTGCGCACCGTGCAGACCGGTTTCCCCAGCACCACGGTCTTGCCGATCCCGCGCGCCGTGATCGCCGCGCTTTTGACCGCGCGCAGGATATGATCGCCGGCGCCCTCGCTGTCGCTGATGAGTTCGTCGACCGCGAGCGCGCCGGCGTCGACCGCCCCCGCCCCCGACAGCGTGATCTGCGCATTTTTGGCGGCCCCGCCAAGGGTCATCGTGCCGTTCCCGACCATCGCGACCGACAGGCGATCGGCGCCGATCTGGCCGACGGTCAGCCGTCCGGGCCCGCGCAAGCCGACCATCGCGCGCTGCCCCTTCAACTTGTCGATCTGGAGCGACCCCGCGCCCGCGAGCGTCGCCGAATTGAGATTGGCGGCGTTGACGCGGACCACGACCGGCCCCCGCGGCCCGCGGCGTTTTTCGTCGCCTGCAAACTGGCGTTGGCTGATTACCAGCCGGCCATTATCCGCTTCGACGCTCAACCGGTCGAGCGCCTCCTGCGGCCCGCTCGCCACAGCGCTCACCGGCGCGCGCGTGACGACCTCGACCGTCACATCGGCGCTCACGTCGATCGCCTCGAAGCTGGTGAGGCCATAGCGCTTTTCCGCCGCCGATGCGGGGACGGAGGCTAGCAGGGCGACAACCGCGATCGCGGCGCATCTGGTGGCGAATGTCATGGTGCCGCCTTACCCCGTTCGGGCAGGCGGCACCAGCATGCTATCAGTTACAGGTTGCGGTGCCCGACCCCATGGTGCGCGTCGAGCATTTGCCGCCGCCGCCGATCGTCGCGTCACCCGACCCGAGGATCGCGATCTCGGCGCTGCCGCTCGCCTTCGCATCGACGTCGCCCGATCCGGTGATCGACACATCGAGCGTCGTCGCGGACAGCCCGCCCGCATCGATATTGCCCGATCCGGTCACATCGAAATCGCCCGATCCGATCGTGCCGCCGCCGACCTCGATATCGCCCGATCCCGAAACGGTGAGCTTGGCGCTCTTTCCGTTGAGCGCCGCGACCTTAAGATCGCCCGATCCGGTGACGACCGCTTCGACCGCGTCTCCGTCGACCGCATCGGCGTCGATCTCGCCCGACCCGGTCAGGCGAACCGCGCGCAGCGTCGGCATCGTGATCGCAATCTCGACATCATTGTCGTCGCCGCTGAAGCTGAACCCCGAATTCTTCCGCCCGATCGACAGCATGTCGCCGTCGAGCTTGATTTCCAGCTCGTCGATCACGCCCTTCGGTCCCTTGGCGGTGATCGCAAACGCGCCGCCGCGGCGGATGGTGACATCGTCGGGGCCCGCAACCTTCACACCGGTGAAGCCCTTGAGATCGTAGCTCTGCGTCGTTACCGGCCCGGCTTCGACCGTGCGCTTGCCATTCTTGCTGTCGCTCGTCACCTCGGCGCTGCACGCCGTGACGGTCATTGCGAGGGCCAGCGGCAGAACCGCCATCGTCCAGTTACGCATCGATAATCTCCTTCGTGTGTTATCTATCTAACACACGAAGGTTGCGCCTGTCCAGCCCGGGCGCCATCTTGTCGCCACCTTCGTGGCCCAGGGGCGACCCTTCAATCAGGAAAGAGACGATGAGCGTAGCCTTTCGCCGCGAAAGCGACGACGAACATAAGGAACCCGAGTTCGAGCTGCCGATCCCCGTCGGCGCAAACCTCGTGACCCCGCGCGGGCTGCGTCTGCTTGGCGAAGAGGTCGCGCGGATCGAGACCGAGATCGCGGCAACCGGGGATGAGGACACACGCAAGAAGTTGCAGCGTCGCCTCCGCTATTTTCACACGCGGCAAGCAACCGCCGAGGTGCAGATGCCGCCCGAGGATGGCAGCGTCGGCATCGGCAGCCGCGTGACGTACCGGCTGAACAAGGCCGAAAAGACGATCACCATAACCGGGCACGACGAGGCCGACCCGGCTCACGGCCACATTGCCTTTTCCGCCCCGCTCGCCCGCGCGCTGATGGGCGGCGAGGCCGGCGAGAGCGTCGAATATCAGGACCGCGAGGATGCGATTGCGATCCTCGCCGTCGAAGTGGATCCCGAGACGCAGGCATGAAAGACAAGTTCGAACGCCACAAACAGCCGTGGACCCCGGCCGAAATCGACAAGCTCCACACCCTCGCCAAAAAGGGGATGGCGCTGAAGGCCATCGCCAAGGCGCTGACGCGCAGCGAGGAATCGGTGAAGGTCCGCGCCAAGGCCGACGGCCTGTCGATCGCAAAGCTGCACTGAGCCACCATGCCCGCAACCGAATTTGACGCCATCGTGCTGGGTGCCGGCGCGGCCGGGCTGATGTGCGCCGCGGTCGCGGGCGCGCGCGGCCGCCGTGTGCTGCTGCTCGACCATGCCGATGCGGTCGGCAAGAAGATCCTGATTTCGGGCGGCGGTCGCTGCAACTTCACCAATGTGAACACCGCGCCCGATCGCTTTCTGTCGGCGAACCCGCATTTCGCGAAATCGGCGCTCGCGCGCTACACCCCCGCCGACTTCATCGCGCTCGTCGAGCGCCACGGCATCGCCTATCATGAAAAGACGCTCGGCCAGCTCTTCTGCGACGGATCGGCGAAAGCCATCGTCGCGATGCTGCTCGAAGAAGCCGCGAAAGCCGGCGTCGACGTCCGCACCGGCCAGCCGGTGAGCGATGTCACCCACGCCGATGGCAAATTCACCGTCCGCTTCGGCGACCAGAGCTTCACCGCCCCCGCCCTCGTCATCGCCACCGGCGGACCGTCGATCCCCAAGATGGGGGCGACCGGTTTCGCCTACGACCTTGCGCGCCAGTTCGGCCTCAAGGTCGTCGAACCGCGCCCTGCGCTCGTCCCGCTCACGCTCGGCGGCGACGATGTCCTGTTTCGCGAGCTGTCGGGAATCGCCGCACCGGTCGAAGCGCGCGCGGGCAAGGCCACCTTCCGCGAAGCCGCGCTGTTCACGCATCGCGGCCTCTCGGGCCCCGCGATCCTGCAGGTCAGCAGCTATTGGCGCCACGGCGAGCCCGTAACGATCGACCTGTTACCCGATGCGCCGAAGGGCTGGCTGCTCGATACCAAGCGCACCCGCCCGCGCACCACCCTGCGTGCCGCCCTCGGGGCGCTGCTCCCCGACCGACTCGCCGAAACGCTTGCCGAACGCCTCGCGCTTCCCGGCGAACTCGGCGCCCAGACCGACCGCAAGCTCGCCGATGCAGAGGCGCGGCTCGCGGGCTGGATTTTCCGTCCGAACGGCACCGAAGGCTTCGCCAAAGCCGAGGTCACCGTCGGCGGAATCTCGACTGCAAACCTATCCTCGCAAACAATGATGGCCAAAACCGTCCCGAACCTCTATGCGGTCGGCGAAGCCGTAGATGTCACAGGGTGGTTAGGCGGCTATAATTTTCAATGGGCCTGGGCCAGCGGACACGCTGCCGGACAGGTGATTTAAGCCCATTGAGCCCCTTTTCCGTCGGCCCGTCACCGCACCGGTGACCGCCCATATTATTGAGATATAAATGCCTTTCGAAAATCTTTCCCCCGTCCTTTCGGACGCCCTTGTCGCGCGCGGCTATGAAGCGCTCACCCCCGTCCAGACGCAAGTCACCGAAGGCGAAGCCAAGGGTCGCGACCTGCTCGTCTCGGCGCAGACCGGCTCGGGCAAGACCGTCGCCTTTGGCCTCGCGATGGCCGACGAGCTGATCGAGGACGGCCGCCTGCCCTTCGCAACCTCGCCGCTCGCGCTGATCGTCGCGCCGACGCGCGAACTCGCGCTGCAGGTCAGCCGCGAACTCGGCTGGCTCTATGCCAAGGCCGGCGCGCGCATCGCGACCTGCGTCGGCGGCATGGACGCCAGCAAGGAACGCCGTGCGCTCGGCCAGGGCGTGCAGATCGTCGTCGGCACCCCGGGGCGCCTGCGTGATCACCTCGAACGCGGCGCGCTCGACCTCACCGCTCTCCGCGTCGCCGTGCTCGACGAAGCCGACGAAATGCTCGACATGGGCTTTCGCGACGACCTTGAGGAAATCCTCGACGGCACCCCCGCGACGCGCCGCACGTTGCTCTTCTCGGCGACGCTCCCGAAGCCGATCGTCCAGCTCGCCAAGCGTTACCAGCAGGATGCGCTGCGCATCTCGACAGTCGGCGAAGACCGCGGCCATGGCGACATCGCCTATCAGGCGGTGACCGTCGCCCCCGCCGACATCGAAGGCGCGGTCGTCAACCTGCTCCGCCTCCACGATGCCGAAACCGCGATGCTGTTCTGCGCGACGCGCGACAATGTCCGCCGCCTCCACGCCAGCCTCGTCGAGCGCGGTTTCGCCGCGGTCGCGCTGTCGGGCGAGCATAGCCAGAATGAGCGCAACGCCGCACTGCAGGCGCTGCGCGATCGCCGCGCCAAGGTTTGCGTCGCAACCGACGTCGCCGCGCGCGGCATCGACCTGCCGACGCTGAGCCTCGTCATCCACGTCGAAATTCCGCGCGACGCCGAGGCGCTCCAGCACCGTTCGGGCCGCACCGGCCGCGCGGGCAAAAAGGGCACCGCGGTCATCATCGTCCCCTATCCGCGCCGCCGCCGCGTCGACGGCATGCTGCGCGGTGCACGCATCGAAGCCGAATGGATGGATGCCCCGACCGCAGCCGACGTGCGCAAGCGCGATCAGGAACGGCTGATGGAAAAGCTGCTTACGCCGGTCGAGCATGAGCCCGAGGATATCGAACTCGCACAGCGCCTGATGGCCGAGCGCACCCCCGAGGACATCGCCGCGTCGCTCGTGCAGGCGCACCGCGCGCTGATGCCGCCGCCCGAGGATCTGCTCGACAACGGCCCGCGCGGCCGCGACCGGCCCGAACGCGGCGAGCGCGGCGAGCGGTTCGAACGCCCGGAACGCGGCGGCGCCGACCGCCGCGAAGGCTTCGAGGACAGCGTCTGGTTCCGCCTCAACATCGGCCGCCACCAGAATGCCGACCCGCGCTGGATCCTGCCCCTGCTCTGCCGCCGCGGCCATGTGAGCAAGAATGAGATCGGCGCGATCCGCATCGGTCCCAAGGAAACGATGTTCAACATCCCGCGCGGCATTGCCGACCGCTTCATGGAAGCGGTGCAGCGTAGCGCCAATGCCGATGGCGAGGATGACAGCGGCGTCGCGATCACGCCCGCACCCGACGGCCCGACCTATCCGCCGCGCCGCGACAAAGGCGGCCATGGGGGTCCTCGCGATGCAGGCCCGCGTGGTCCGCGTGGTCCGATGCGCGCAGGCCCCGGCGGCGACCGCGGCCCGCGTGGTCCCGGTGGTCCGGGTGGCAACACCGATCGCTACAAGCCCAAGCCCTACGGCCAGCGCAGCCCGCGCCGCCCTAAATGAGCTGATCCCCTCCCCTTTGCGGGAGGGGCTTTCACCGCACCGCCCTTGCGCTCTACTGTCCGGCCCACCAGATGGACCGGACAGCAGGAGAGCGGCGCATGCGAGCAATCGAAGCCTTTATCGAAAGCCAGGGCGGACCCGAGGTCATCGATTGGCGCGAGGTGACGCTCGGCGAACCCGGCCCCGGGCAGGTGCTGCTCCGCCAGACCGCGGTCGGGCTCAATTATCTCGACACCTATCACCGCGACGGCACCTACCCCGTTCCGCTGCCGAGCGGCCTCGGCGTCGAATCGGCGGGTGAAGTGATCGCGGTTGGCCCCGACGTCCATGGCTTCCAGCCCGGCGATCGCGCCGCGACCTTTGGCCCCGAACGCAATGCCTATGCGAGCGCGCGGCTGGTCGGCGCGGCCTCCCTGTTCAAACTCCCCGCCGATATCGAGGACGAAACCGCCGCCGCCGCGCTGCTCAAGGCGTGCACGGTCGAGATGCTTGTCGAGCGCTGCGCGAAGGTCGAGGCAGGATCGACCGTGCTCGTCCATGCCGCCGCGGGCGGGGTCGGGCTGATCCTCGTCCAGTGGCTGAAGGCGATCGGCGCGACCGTGATCGGGACCGTCAGCACCGAAGCCAAGGCGCATGCCGCGCGCGAAGCCGGCGCCAACCATGTGCTGATGTACAAGAGCGACGATGTCGCCGCGCATGTCCGCGAAATCACCGATGGTCAGGGCGTGCCGGTCACTTTCGACGGCATCGGCATGGCGACATGGGAGGTGTCGCTCAAAGCCACCGCACGGCGCGGGCTGATCGTCAGCTATGGCAATGCCGGCGGCCCAGTCACAGGGGTCAACCTTGGCGTCCTCGCGCAGCACGGCTCGCAGTTCGTGACGCGTCCGACCTTGTTCGACTATTATCTCCACCCCGGCGAACGCGCCGCGGGCGCGGCGCGCGTGTTCGAGATGATCGAGAGCGGCGCGGTCCAGATCACGGTTGGCCAGCGCTACGGGCTACAGGATGCCGCGCGGGCGCATGCCGATTTGCAGGCCGGGCGGACGACGGGATCGACGTTGTTGATTCCGGAGCACAACTAAACCCCTCCCGCCCGCGGGAGGGCAGCGAGACTTGCGAGCTTGCTCGCTAGTCGCAGCGGGGAGGGTTAGTGCCGTTATACGCCCTCCCCCAACCCCTCCCTAAAGGGAGGGGAGTAACTACGCCTTCAACCGCTCCGCATGCCACGCGACATGCTCGGCCAAAAAGGTCGAGATGAAATAATAGCTGTGGTCATACCCCGGCTGCATGCGGATTTCGGCTTTCTGTCCCGCCGCTTCGCACGCCTCGACCAGCAAGTGGGTCTTGAGCTGCTCGGCCAGGAAATTATCGGCGTCGCCCTGATCGACGAGCAGGTCGGGCACACGAAGCCCCATCGAAAGCAGCGTGCAGGCGTCATAGGCGCGCCAATTCTCGCGGTTGTCGCCGAGATAATTTCCGAGCGCCTTTTCGCCCCACGGACATTGCAGCGGCGCGACGATCGGCGAAAAGGCCGACACCGAGCGGAAACGGTCCTGATTGCGAAGGCCAATGGTCAGCGCGCCGTGCCCGCCCATCGAATGGCCGGTGATCGCCTGCCGCGTCAGGTCGGCGCTCGCGAAATTG
Coding sequences within it:
- a CDS encoding DEAD/DEAH box helicase, with product MPFENLSPVLSDALVARGYEALTPVQTQVTEGEAKGRDLLVSAQTGSGKTVAFGLAMADELIEDGRLPFATSPLALIVAPTRELALQVSRELGWLYAKAGARIATCVGGMDASKERRALGQGVQIVVGTPGRLRDHLERGALDLTALRVAVLDEADEMLDMGFRDDLEEILDGTPATRRTLLFSATLPKPIVQLAKRYQQDALRISTVGEDRGHGDIAYQAVTVAPADIEGAVVNLLRLHDAETAMLFCATRDNVRRLHASLVERGFAAVALSGEHSQNERNAALQALRDRRAKVCVATDVAARGIDLPTLSLVIHVEIPRDAEALQHRSGRTGRAGKKGTAVIIVPYPRRRRVDGMLRGARIEAEWMDAPTAADVRKRDQERLMEKLLTPVEHEPEDIELAQRLMAERTPEDIAASLVQAHRALMPPPEDLLDNGPRGRDRPERGERGERFERPERGGADRREGFEDSVWFRLNIGRHQNADPRWILPLLCRRGHVSKNEIGAIRIGPKETMFNIPRGIADRFMEAVQRSANADGEDDSGVAITPAPDGPTYPPRRDKGGHGGPRDAGPRGPRGPMRAGPGGDRGPRGPGGPGGNTDRYKPKPYGQRSPRRPK
- a CDS encoding SDR family oxidoreductase produces the protein MARKAIFITGGGSGIGRAVARHFAGQGWFVGIADVNRAGIDETAALLPEGASSRHVMDVRDRDQWQAALDAFAQQSGGRLDVLFNNAGIGSGGQYMDMAPEEADRLIAINFGGVVNGIYMALPLLRATPGSTILNTGSASGFYGVAGLAVYSATKFAVRGLTEALEIEFAKHDIKVRSLMPGFIDTPLLDQVSADSNEPARNRLSESGFEIVPVERVAEAAWAAVHGTSVHTTVGKMAKRLSRLARWFPGLIVRQSKKIDGLGAAGH
- a CDS encoding head GIN domain-containing protein, with amino-acid sequence MRNWTMAVLPLALAMTVTACSAEVTSDSKNGKRTVEAGPVTTQSYDLKGFTGVKVAGPDDVTIRRGGAFAITAKGPKGVIDELEIKLDGDMLSIGRKNSGFSFSGDDNDVEIAITMPTLRAVRLTGSGEIDADAVDGDAVEAVVTGSGDLKVAALNGKSAKLTVSGSGDIEVGGGTIGSGDFDVTGSGNIDAGGLSATTLDVSITGSGDVDAKASGSAEIAILGSGDATIGGGGKCSTRTMGSGTATCN
- a CDS encoding GreA/GreB family elongation factor, encoding MSVAFRRESDDEHKEPEFELPIPVGANLVTPRGLRLLGEEVARIETEIAATGDEDTRKKLQRRLRYFHTRQATAEVQMPPEDGSVGIGSRVTYRLNKAEKTITITGHDEADPAHGHIAFSAPLARALMGGEAGESVEYQDREDAIAILAVEVDPETQA
- a CDS encoding head GIN domain-containing protein, translating into MTFATRCAAIAVVALLASVPASAAEKRYGLTSFEAIDVSADVTVEVVTRAPVSAVASGPQEALDRLSVEADNGRLVISQRQFAGDEKRRGPRGPVVVRVNAANLNSATLAGAGSLQIDKLKGQRAMVGLRGPGRLTVGQIGADRLSVAMVGNGTMTLGGAAKNAQITLSGAGAVDAGALAVDELISDSEGAGDHILRAVKSAAITARGIGKTVVLGKPVCTVRNVGSGSVTCGQSK
- a CDS encoding NAD(P)/FAD-dependent oxidoreductase, coding for MPATEFDAIVLGAGAAGLMCAAVAGARGRRVLLLDHADAVGKKILISGGGRCNFTNVNTAPDRFLSANPHFAKSALARYTPADFIALVERHGIAYHEKTLGQLFCDGSAKAIVAMLLEEAAKAGVDVRTGQPVSDVTHADGKFTVRFGDQSFTAPALVIATGGPSIPKMGATGFAYDLARQFGLKVVEPRPALVPLTLGGDDVLFRELSGIAAPVEARAGKATFREAALFTHRGLSGPAILQVSSYWRHGEPVTIDLLPDAPKGWLLDTKRTRPRTTLRAALGALLPDRLAETLAERLALPGELGAQTDRKLADAEARLAGWIFRPNGTEGFAKAEVTVGGISTANLSSQTMMAKTVPNLYAVGEAVDVTGWLGGYNFQWAWASGHAAGQVI
- the fghA gene encoding S-formylglutathione hydrolase, with the translated sequence MPIETLSTVRSRGGTQGVYKHASTVTGTDMTFAVFVPDHAPGAKLPVLWYLSGLTCTHANVMEKGEYRAACAEHGVIFIAPDTSPRGEGVPDDPEAAWDFGLGAGFYVDATEEPWAKNYRMRSYIEDELPSLILRNFASADLTRQAITGHSMGGHGALTIGLRNQDRFRSVSAFSPIVAPLQCPWGEKALGNYLGDNRENWRAYDACTLLSMGLRVPDLLVDQGDADNFLAEQLKTHLLVEACEAAGQKAEIRMQPGYDHSYYFISTFLAEHVAWHAERLKA
- a CDS encoding quinone oxidoreductase family protein, which gives rise to MRAIEAFIESQGGPEVIDWREVTLGEPGPGQVLLRQTAVGLNYLDTYHRDGTYPVPLPSGLGVESAGEVIAVGPDVHGFQPGDRAATFGPERNAYASARLVGAASLFKLPADIEDETAAAALLKACTVEMLVERCAKVEAGSTVLVHAAAGGVGLILVQWLKAIGATVIGTVSTEAKAHAAREAGANHVLMYKSDDVAAHVREITDGQGVPVTFDGIGMATWEVSLKATARRGLIVSYGNAGGPVTGVNLGVLAQHGSQFVTRPTLFDYYLHPGERAAGAARVFEMIESGAVQITVGQRYGLQDAARAHADLQAGRTTGSTLLIPEHN